One Clupea harengus chromosome 12, Ch_v2.0.2, whole genome shotgun sequence DNA segment encodes these proteins:
- the hmgcs1 gene encoding hydroxymethylglutaryl-CoA synthase, cytoplasmic isoform X1: MTASSLRMPGSVPANGEATWPKDVGIIALEIYIPSQYVEQSELEQFDGVSAGKYTVGLGQARMGFCSDREDINSLCMTVVQRLMERNCLSYDCVGRLEVGTETIIDKSKSVKSVLMQLFEESGNTDVEGIDTTNACYGGTAALFNAVNWVESSSWDGRYALVVAGDIAVYATGSARPTGGAGAVAMLVGPNAPLSLDRGLRGTHMQHAYDFYKPDMVSEYPVVDGKLSIQCYLSALDRCYSVYRNKIHAQWQREGVDQRFSLEDFDSMVFHSPYCRLVQKSLARLLLDDFLSHPNPNTESGLYSGLEAFRDVKAEDTYFDRDVEKAFLKASGDMFEQKTKDSLLVSNQNGNMYTPSVYGCLASVIAQKTPQQLAGQRIGVFSYGSGFAATLYSIRVTQDATPGSALDKIVASLSDLKARLDSRTKVTPAAFADYMKLREETHHLASYTPQGSLDDLFPGTWYLTHVDEKHRRQYARRSESDDTPLEAGLVNSTTTTTTTTTAEHIPSPAKKVPRMPATTAGPGLVTISNGDH; this comes from the exons ATGACCGCAAG CTCTCTCAGGATGCCTGGATCAGTCCCCGCAAACGGTGAGGCCACCTGGCCCAAAGACGTGGGCATCATCGCCCTGGAGATCTACATCCCCTCCCAGTATGTGGAACAGTCAGAGCTGGAGCAGTTTGATGGCGTCTCCGCCGGCAAGTACACCGTGGGCCTCGGCCAGGCACGGATGGGTTTCTGCTCAGACCGCGAGGACATCAACTCCCTCTGCATGACGGTGGTCCAGAGGCTGATGGAGAGGAACTGCCTGTCCTACGACTGCGTAGGCCGCCTCGAAGTTGGCACAGAGACCATCATCGACAAGTCCAAGTCTGTGAAGTCGGTCCTCATGCAGCTGTTCGAGGAGTCCGGAAACACCGACGTGGAAGGCATCGACACCACCAATGCCTGCTACGGGGGTACGGCGGCCCTGTTCAACGCTGTCAACTGGGTAGAATCCAGTTCCTGGGATG GCCGGTACGCCCTGGTGGTGGCAGGAGACATTGCCGTTTATGCGACAGGCAGCGCCCGACCCACAGGGGGCGCCGGAGCAGTGGCCATGCTCGTGGGGCCCAATGCTCCACTGTCATTGGACAGAG GTCTGCGGGGGACCCATATGCAGCACGCCTACGACTTCTACAAGCCAGACATGGTGTCCGAGTACCCAGTGGTGGACGGCAAGCTCTCCATTCAGTGTTACCTCAGCGCCCTGGACCGGTGCTACTCCGTGTACCGCAACAAGATCCACGCCCAGTGGCAGAGAG AGGGAGTTGACCAGCGCTTCAGTCTGGAAGACTTCGACTCCATGGTCTTCCACTCGCCCTACTGCAGGCTGGTGCAGAAGTCGCTGGCACGTCTGCTCCTCGACGACTTCCTGTCCCACCCTAATCCCAACACTGAAAGTGGCTTATACAGTGGCCTGGAGGCTTTTAG GGATGTGAAAGCAGAGGACACCTACTTTGATCGGGACGTGGAGAAAGCCTTCCTCAAAGCCAGCGGGGATATGTTTGAACAGAAGACCAAGGACTCTTTGCTAGTGTCCAACCAAAACGGCAACATGTACACCCCATCTGTGTACGGCTGCCTGGCCTCAGTCATTGCCCA GAAGACGCCTCAGCAGCTGGCTGGCCAGAGGATCGGCGTCTTCTCGTACGGCTCAGGGTTCGCCGCCACACTGTACTCCATTCGAGTCACACAGGACGCCACAcctg GGTCCGCTCTGGATAAGATCGTGGCCAGCCTGAGTGATCTGAAGGCCAGACTGGACTCCAGGACCAAAGTGACCCCTGCGGCGTTCGCCGACTACATGAAGCTGAGGGAGGAGACTCACCACTTAG CGAGCTACACTCCCCAGGGCTCGCTGGACGACCTGTTCCCCGGCACCTGGTACCTGACGCACGTGGACGAGAAGCACCGCAGGCAGTACGCCAGGCGCTCCGAGAGTGACGACACACCCCTGGAGGCCGGCCTGGTCAactccacaacaacaacaacaacaacaacaacagcagag catATCCCCAGCCCAGCGAAAAAGGTTCCCCGTATGCCCGCCACCACTGCTGGCCCTGGCTTGGTGACCATTAGCAACGGGGATCACTGA
- the hmgcs1 gene encoding hydroxymethylglutaryl-CoA synthase, cytoplasmic isoform X2, with the protein MPGSVPANGEATWPKDVGIIALEIYIPSQYVEQSELEQFDGVSAGKYTVGLGQARMGFCSDREDINSLCMTVVQRLMERNCLSYDCVGRLEVGTETIIDKSKSVKSVLMQLFEESGNTDVEGIDTTNACYGGTAALFNAVNWVESSSWDGRYALVVAGDIAVYATGSARPTGGAGAVAMLVGPNAPLSLDRGLRGTHMQHAYDFYKPDMVSEYPVVDGKLSIQCYLSALDRCYSVYRNKIHAQWQREGVDQRFSLEDFDSMVFHSPYCRLVQKSLARLLLDDFLSHPNPNTESGLYSGLEAFRDVKAEDTYFDRDVEKAFLKASGDMFEQKTKDSLLVSNQNGNMYTPSVYGCLASVIAQKTPQQLAGQRIGVFSYGSGFAATLYSIRVTQDATPGSALDKIVASLSDLKARLDSRTKVTPAAFADYMKLREETHHLASYTPQGSLDDLFPGTWYLTHVDEKHRRQYARRSESDDTPLEAGLVNSTTTTTTTTTAEHIPSPAKKVPRMPATTAGPGLVTISNGDH; encoded by the exons ATGCCTGGATCAGTCCCCGCAAACGGTGAGGCCACCTGGCCCAAAGACGTGGGCATCATCGCCCTGGAGATCTACATCCCCTCCCAGTATGTGGAACAGTCAGAGCTGGAGCAGTTTGATGGCGTCTCCGCCGGCAAGTACACCGTGGGCCTCGGCCAGGCACGGATGGGTTTCTGCTCAGACCGCGAGGACATCAACTCCCTCTGCATGACGGTGGTCCAGAGGCTGATGGAGAGGAACTGCCTGTCCTACGACTGCGTAGGCCGCCTCGAAGTTGGCACAGAGACCATCATCGACAAGTCCAAGTCTGTGAAGTCGGTCCTCATGCAGCTGTTCGAGGAGTCCGGAAACACCGACGTGGAAGGCATCGACACCACCAATGCCTGCTACGGGGGTACGGCGGCCCTGTTCAACGCTGTCAACTGGGTAGAATCCAGTTCCTGGGATG GCCGGTACGCCCTGGTGGTGGCAGGAGACATTGCCGTTTATGCGACAGGCAGCGCCCGACCCACAGGGGGCGCCGGAGCAGTGGCCATGCTCGTGGGGCCCAATGCTCCACTGTCATTGGACAGAG GTCTGCGGGGGACCCATATGCAGCACGCCTACGACTTCTACAAGCCAGACATGGTGTCCGAGTACCCAGTGGTGGACGGCAAGCTCTCCATTCAGTGTTACCTCAGCGCCCTGGACCGGTGCTACTCCGTGTACCGCAACAAGATCCACGCCCAGTGGCAGAGAG AGGGAGTTGACCAGCGCTTCAGTCTGGAAGACTTCGACTCCATGGTCTTCCACTCGCCCTACTGCAGGCTGGTGCAGAAGTCGCTGGCACGTCTGCTCCTCGACGACTTCCTGTCCCACCCTAATCCCAACACTGAAAGTGGCTTATACAGTGGCCTGGAGGCTTTTAG GGATGTGAAAGCAGAGGACACCTACTTTGATCGGGACGTGGAGAAAGCCTTCCTCAAAGCCAGCGGGGATATGTTTGAACAGAAGACCAAGGACTCTTTGCTAGTGTCCAACCAAAACGGCAACATGTACACCCCATCTGTGTACGGCTGCCTGGCCTCAGTCATTGCCCA GAAGACGCCTCAGCAGCTGGCTGGCCAGAGGATCGGCGTCTTCTCGTACGGCTCAGGGTTCGCCGCCACACTGTACTCCATTCGAGTCACACAGGACGCCACAcctg GGTCCGCTCTGGATAAGATCGTGGCCAGCCTGAGTGATCTGAAGGCCAGACTGGACTCCAGGACCAAAGTGACCCCTGCGGCGTTCGCCGACTACATGAAGCTGAGGGAGGAGACTCACCACTTAG CGAGCTACACTCCCCAGGGCTCGCTGGACGACCTGTTCCCCGGCACCTGGTACCTGACGCACGTGGACGAGAAGCACCGCAGGCAGTACGCCAGGCGCTCCGAGAGTGACGACACACCCCTGGAGGCCGGCCTGGTCAactccacaacaacaacaacaacaacaacaacagcagag catATCCCCAGCCCAGCGAAAAAGGTTCCCCGTATGCCCGCCACCACTGCTGGCCCTGGCTTGGTGACCATTAGCAACGGGGATCACTGA